The genomic interval AATAAATCCTCATATGAAGATCAAAAAATAGGAAACAAAAGCGTACCATCAATAGAGGAGGAGAGGTGAATTGATCAAAAAGATCGTTCTTAATAATTTCTTGTCTCACGCAGAAACAACATTGGAATTTCATCCTGGCATTACAGTCTTTGTTGGTCACAATGGATCAGGTAAATCAAGTATAATTGACTCCATAACATTTGCTCTCTTTAATGAACATACGCGCAAATCAAATAAGAATTTGTTGACAAGAGGAATGGATCTAGCTGCCAGTAACGAAACTGGATCCCATGTGATCATGAACTTTTCCATCGGGTCTTCTGATTATCGTGTACAGAGGCAGATTGATGTTCAGGGCAGACTTATATCTGCTAAATTAGAACAGGCAGTAAAACATCGAAATCTTTTAGAAGAACAAGGACGTATTAACAACGCTAATTCTAACGTCAAGTACAGGCCAATTATTTCTGGAGAGCGAAAGCAACTCGGTGAATCAGTGATCCACGAGATAGAATCAATAATTGGAATGGACTATCCCAAACTTCAGATTGCTGGCATAATACAACAAGGGGAGATAAGCAAAATAATAGATTCTCAACCAAAGGAGTTCAAGGAATTGTTAAATAACATGATTGGTTTGGATAGACTAGATAAATCGTTCCGTAATATGCATGGAGTAATAGAAGAATTCCGGACAATCTTAAGAGAAAAAACATCGGGATATGATGATAATCAGATAAATATTTTAGCGGCAAAAATAAAGAATAATGAAATAAAATTAATAAAATCCAAAGAGATGTTAAGAGATACATCATTGCTTGTCGCTAACAAGACAGAAACATTAGCCAAACTTGAGAGGCAAATTGAAAATTTAGAGCCTAAAATAATAAAATTATCAGAGCTTAAATCCCTTGAAAATACTCTATTGAATTACTGCAAGGAACGATCAAACTCACTAAAGAAAGAGATAGGAAATCTAACTCGCATGATTAACGACGTTAAGAAGTCGCTTAATATTTTAAAAGATAAAGAGCGAACATTCATTACTATCCAAATGGTTACTGCAGAAAAAGACGATCTAAATATTAGAATAAATAACATAGTTGGAGAAATAGGAAAATTAGAAGGGTTTACTGAATGTGCAAAAAAAATTCAAATCATAGATGGAAAATGTCCAGTGTGTAATTCAAAGATCGTTTCTATCAACCATATGTTTGATATATCTCATATAGATGAACAATTACGTCTTAAAATCAATGAAAAAAAATCATTGAATGTTGAGTTATTAAAACTCAAGAAAGAAGAACTCGATTTGAAAAAAAGAGAGAAAGAAATTATTGAAGCAGATCGAACATTGTTAAATTATGATTATACTCCACAATTCAATCTAGAAAAGATGGAAATAAATCTAAATAATTTAGATAAAGAATATATTGAAATGTCTAAACTTTCTTTAGAGAGATTAGATAATATTGATTTGTCTAGTTTTAAACTGGATGAATACTCTTCCAATTTGATTGAACAGATATTTAAACTTAGAATTAGTGTAGTTGATGTTAATTTTGACACTTTTCAACAAAAAAAAGCCCTCAAAAATACCCTATCTAAAGAAATGATTCACGTTTATAATCAAAAGGCTGTACATGAAAAAACAATTTTAGATATAGAGAAGGAGAATTGTGATCTTGGTGTTTTGATTTCTGAATTACAATCCGTTTCTGCATTCATCTCAGATCTAGAAAAGATACGTTCTACTGTTTTCAATAGGGATGGATTAGTCAGTTCAAGCTTAAGAACCAGAGCATTAAATGTGATTTCTACTAAAGCCTCGGAATACATCCAGATTTTTAATGTAGGATTATCGCGAATATCTCTAATTGAAAAGCCTAGAGAGATTAAAGTAGTTTGCTATGGGAAGCGTGGAGAAATCGATACATCCTCATTAAGCGGTGGTGA from Candidatus Nitrosocosmicus hydrocola carries:
- a CDS encoding AAA family ATPase, coding for MIKKIVLNNFLSHAETTLEFHPGITVFVGHNGSGKSSIIDSITFALFNEHTRKSNKNLLTRGMDLAASNETGSHVIMNFSIGSSDYRVQRQIDVQGRLISAKLEQAVKHRNLLEEQGRINNANSNVKYRPIISGERKQLGESVIHEIESIIGMDYPKLQIAGIIQQGEISKIIDSQPKEFKELLNNMIGLDRLDKSFRNMHGVIEEFRTILREKTSGYDDNQINILAAKIKNNEIKLIKSKEMLRDTSLLVANKTETLAKLERQIENLEPKIIKLSELKSLENTLLNYCKERSNSLKKEIGNLTRMINDVKKSLNILKDKERTFITIQMVTAEKDDLNIRINNIVGEIGKLEGFTECAKKIQIIDGKCPVCNSKIVSINHMFDISHIDEQLRLKINEKKSLNVELLKLKKEELDLKKREKEIIEADRTLLNYDYTPQFNLEKMEINLNNLDKEYIEMSKLSLERLDNIDLSSFKLDEYSSNLIEQIFKLRISVVDVNFDTFQQKKALKNTLSKEMIHVYNQKAVHEKTILDIEKENCDLGVLISELQSVSAFISDLEKIRSTVFNRDGLVSSSLRTRALNVISTKASEYIQIFNVGLSRISLIEKPREIKVVCYGKRGEIDTSSLSGGEKVAVSLAIRMGIAFLMGASKIDFIILDEPTMNLDEERRRSFVKIVSEVFSKGTGPLNQLIIITHDEEIFEDSEIEQVYKFQMTERGSSVKSI